The window GGCGACCGCCGTCGGCCCGTCCCACTGGCACGAGCCGCGGTGGGACGAGGTGGTGTGGACGGCGCTGTCGTCCGTGCCGCTGGCCTTCCGGAGCCTCTGGCCCCTGGGCGTCGCCCTCTTCACCCTGGCCGGCGACCTCACACTGATGGCCGTCGCCTCGCACATCTCGCCGACCCCGGCGGCGAGTTTCGTCGCCCTGTACACCCTCGCCCTCCACGGCAGCCGGCGCACCGCGTGGATCGTCGGCTCCGTGGCGGCCGTGGCGATCACCGGTGTCTACGCCGCGACCCACGCGCAGTCCGTGGTGGGGGGTCCCGGCCTGCTGCGGTTCGACCTCGCGATCGCGGCCACCGCGCTCGGCCGTACCGTCCTCAACCGCCGCCAGAACCTCGCGGCGGCCAGGGAACGCGTGGAACACGCCGAACGCACGCGGGAGGAAGAGGCCCGGCGCCGGGTCACCGAGGAACGCGTGCGCATCGCGCGCGACCTGCACGACGTGGTCGCCCACCACATCACCCTGGTCAACGCCCAGGCGGGGGTGGCCCACCACCTCATGCGCGCCAACCCGGAACAGGCCTACGCGGCACTGGCCCACATCAAGGACAACAGCCGCGCCGCGCTCGACGAACTGCGCGC of the Streptomyces sp. T12 genome contains:
- a CDS encoding sensor histidine kinase, translated to MELPMVWRQWLARHDRIRDALPAVPLIVIAAAATAVGPSHWHEPRWDEVVWTALSSVPLAFRSLWPLGVALFTLAGDLTLMAVASHISPTPAASFVALYTLALHGSRRTAWIVGSVAAVAITGVYAATHAQSVVGGPGLLRFDLAIAATALGRTVLNRRQNLAAARERVEHAERTREEEARRRVTEERVRIARDLHDVVAHHITLVNAQAGVAHHLMRANPEQAYAALAHIKDNSRAALDELRATVGLLRQPDDAPGSRAPIATLADLDALVSGFRASGMPVSVARAGDPSPVAPATELTAYRIIQEALTNTHKHASATRTAVVLDYGVHSLRITVTDDGRPGAPKGAGTGHGLIGMRERATAIGGTVTAGPRPEGGFQVVADLPLSLAPTTV